The proteins below come from a single Eubacterium limosum genomic window:
- a CDS encoding ABC transporter substrate-binding protein has translation MKSVKKLFALLLVAVLAIGIAGCGTGGSSSGGTSSDGKIRVAMQDPNVPIDPQKQTSSYLMMVADQITQPLISLKNDGTLAPELIKEMPKISDDGLTYSFELKDNVKFHNGETVKTSDVKYSFERLLTEGVMGSMIDQIVGAQALIDKTATSLEGFKIIDDQKFDIVLEQPFSPFTSTIATAYVAIYPEKACKDAGADWGRTVLYGTGPYKMDSYVAGQGIECSKFDDYHGEPAKNAGVSFKFMEDANTQVMEFQKGNIDIVQLDATLYPQYKDNADIKDSIHSFMPIGEIYLTPSVEMIPEVKVREALSYAIDREAICKDLLNGTAVPAKTFLPEGLIGYNESAPAYEYNPEKAKQLLAEAGYPNGYTIDVPLSSKYPFKTKIATAIQDQARAAGFTLNLSEVDGAAYNDMDLGGQIPLGVSNWYVDYIDPDGMIYQRFAPIVTMTHSSKYQNPEFDALLNEGRQITDESKRQEIYSKADQMITRQDYAAIPICHETKYYLMNSAVKNFEVTDMFRFHFETAELS, from the coding sequence ATGAAGAGTGTAAAAAAACTTTTTGCTCTGCTGCTTGTAGCCGTACTTGCCATCGGTATTGCAGGCTGTGGAACCGGTGGAAGTTCTTCTGGGGGAACATCTTCAGACGGTAAGATCCGTGTAGCAATGCAGGATCCTAATGTGCCGATCGACCCACAGAAACAGACTAGTAGTTATTTAATGATGGTTGCTGACCAGATCACACAGCCATTAATCAGCCTGAAAAATGATGGTACATTAGCACCAGAATTGATCAAGGAAATGCCAAAAATCTCTGATGATGGTTTAACCTATTCTTTTGAATTGAAGGATAACGTTAAATTCCATAATGGAGAAACTGTGAAAACGTCTGACGTTAAATATTCCTTTGAACGTTTATTAACCGAAGGTGTTATGGGCTCTATGATCGACCAGATCGTGGGCGCACAGGCATTGATTGACAAAACAGCTACCTCCCTGGAAGGTTTTAAAATTATCGATGACCAGAAGTTTGATATTGTACTGGAACAGCCTTTCAGTCCATTTACTTCTACGATTGCAACAGCTTACGTAGCCATCTATCCAGAAAAGGCCTGTAAAGATGCGGGCGCAGACTGGGGTAGAACAGTGCTTTACGGTACTGGCCCATACAAAATGGACAGCTATGTTGCAGGACAGGGAATCGAATGCTCTAAATTCGATGACTATCATGGCGAACCAGCCAAAAATGCCGGTGTTTCTTTCAAATTTATGGAAGATGCCAACACACAGGTTATGGAATTCCAGAAGGGCAACATTGATATTGTTCAGTTAGACGCTACCTTATACCCACAGTATAAGGACAATGCAGACATCAAGGACAGCATTCACTCCTTCATGCCAATCGGGGAAATCTACTTAACACCGAGTGTTGAAATGATCCCTGAAGTTAAAGTAAGAGAAGCTTTAAGCTATGCGATCGACAGAGAAGCGATCTGCAAAGATTTATTAAACGGCACTGCTGTTCCGGCTAAGACTTTCCTTCCAGAAGGCCTGATCGGATACAATGAATCAGCACCTGCATATGAATATAATCCTGAAAAAGCAAAACAGTTATTGGCAGAAGCCGGATATCCGAATGGTTACACCATTGATGTGCCATTATCTTCAAAATATCCATTCAAAACCAAAATTGCAACCGCTATTCAGGACCAGGCACGCGCAGCTGGCTTTACACTTAATTTAAGCGAAGTTGACGGCGCTGCTTACAATGATATGGATTTAGGCGGACAGATTCCATTGGGCGTCAGCAACTGGTATGTTGATTACATTGACCCGGATGGAATGATTTATCAGCGTTTTGCACCGATCGTTACAATGACACATTCAAGTAAATATCAGAATCCTGAATTTGATGCGCTGTTGAACGAAGGCCGTCAGATTACCGACGAATCAAAACGTCAGGAAATCTATTCAAAGGCAGATCAAATGATTACACGTCAGGATTACGCTGCTATTCCGATTTGTCATGAAACCAAATATTATTTGATGAACTCTGCAGTTAAGAATTTTGAAGTTACGGATATGTTCCGTTTCCATTTTGAAACAGCAGAATTATCCTAA
- a CDS encoding ABC transporter permease, which translates to MGKYILKRLGQTLLVLFAISIIVFLLMNVLPGDPVALMLEKRADPATVEQVRHSLGLDKPLFQQYWDFLVGIFHGDLGTSYFTKEPVMETLTRSFFITLQLAACSFVFAVIIGVTCGMLAAIYRGKALDSTLMTLSIVGISAPSFWVAIILQIIFGLQLDLLPISGFSSPIYFILPSIALGTRYAASIARITRTSMLDVIGQDYIRTARAKGVKESVVMWKHAFKNALIPIVTLLGTQLGYMLGGSMLIEKVFTIPGIGNVLVTSLNNRDLPLLRGAMLYVAVAFVLVNLLVDISYAFIDPRIRVTEGKK; encoded by the coding sequence TTGGGTAAATATATCCTAAAAAGACTTGGGCAGACATTGCTGGTTCTTTTCGCTATCAGTATTATTGTCTTCTTATTGATGAATGTGCTGCCCGGTGACCCTGTAGCGTTGATGCTTGAAAAACGTGCAGATCCTGCAACTGTTGAGCAAGTGCGTCATTCGTTAGGATTGGACAAACCTTTATTCCAACAATATTGGGATTTTCTCGTTGGAATTTTTCATGGTGATTTGGGGACTTCTTATTTCACAAAAGAGCCGGTTATGGAAACATTAACCCGCAGCTTTTTCATTACGCTTCAGTTAGCAGCATGTTCTTTTGTCTTTGCCGTAATTATTGGGGTGACTTGTGGAATGCTGGCTGCTATTTACAGAGGTAAAGCACTGGATTCAACATTAATGACACTCTCTATCGTAGGTATTTCCGCACCATCTTTCTGGGTTGCCATTATTCTACAGATTATCTTCGGCCTACAGCTTGATTTACTGCCGATTTCCGGGTTTTCATCGCCCATTTATTTTATCCTGCCGAGTATTGCGCTCGGGACGCGGTACGCCGCATCCATTGCCCGTATTACACGTACGAGTATGCTGGACGTTATCGGACAGGATTATATCCGTACCGCCAGGGCAAAAGGGGTAAAGGAAAGTGTTGTCATGTGGAAGCATGCCTTCAAAAACGCCTTGATCCCGATTGTTACCTTATTGGGGACACAGCTTGGCTACATGCTTGGCGGCTCCATGCTCATTGAAAAAGTATTTACAATTCCAGGAATTGGTAATGTTCTGGTTACAAGTCTCAATAACCGTGACCTTCCGCTTCTGCGTGGCGCCATGCTCTACGTGGCCGTTGCCTTTGTACTGGTAAACCTTCTGGTCGATATTTCTTATGCATTCATTGACCCAAGAATTCGAGTTACGGAGGGTAAAAAATAA
- a CDS encoding ABC transporter permease codes for MKTPNLGYKRNNYAEEKTGQEIVVQSKSYWKDSFNRLKKNKVAMVCMGIIIILALVAILAPLISPYDPNQQNLAIALQSPSGEHLFGTDEYGRDILSRVIYGTRVSLSAGIIAQIIATILGVTLGSLAGYYGGKVDTVISRIMEIFAAFPDLLLAMAIMFALGTGLTSLFIALAVVNWVQTARMVRGQVMQLKEKEFVEACIASGGSGFRIIIKHMIPNCISTIIVLITLGIPSAILTEASLSFLGIGIQPPDPSWGSMISYAQPYINSDPLYSIFPGIAIIITVISFNMFGDGLRDALDPKLKN; via the coding sequence ATGAAGACACCAAATCTTGGATATAAACGAAACAACTATGCTGAGGAGAAAACAGGGCAGGAAATTGTTGTCCAGTCAAAAAGCTACTGGAAAGACAGCTTCAACCGCCTGAAGAAAAATAAGGTAGCCATGGTCTGCATGGGGATCATTATTATTCTGGCGCTTGTTGCCATTCTGGCTCCGCTTATCTCTCCCTATGATCCAAACCAGCAGAATTTGGCGATCGCCCTTCAGTCACCTTCAGGTGAGCACCTGTTTGGAACCGATGAATACGGCCGTGATATTTTATCCCGTGTTATTTACGGTACCCGTGTATCCCTTTCAGCAGGGATTATTGCGCAGATCATTGCGACAATTTTGGGTGTTACTCTTGGTTCACTGGCGGGCTATTACGGCGGTAAGGTGGATACTGTTATTTCCAGAATCATGGAAATCTTCGCAGCTTTCCCAGACCTGCTGTTAGCCATGGCAATTATGTTTGCGCTTGGTACTGGTCTCACCAGTCTCTTTATCGCTCTTGCGGTAGTTAACTGGGTACAGACAGCCAGAATGGTCCGTGGGCAGGTTATGCAGCTCAAAGAAAAGGAATTCGTTGAAGCCTGTATTGCCAGCGGCGGCAGCGGTTTCCGCATTATCATAAAGCACATGATTCCAAACTGTATTTCAACCATTATTGTATTGATAACCCTTGGTATTCCAAGTGCGATTCTGACCGAGGCATCATTAAGCTTCCTCGGTATTGGTATCCAGCCGCCAGATCCGAGCTGGGGTTCCATGATCAGCTACGCGCAGCCATATATCAACAGCGACCCGCTGTATAGTATATTCCCAGGGATCGCCATTATTATCACAGTAATTTCCTTTAATATGTTCGGTGACGGCCTCAGAGACGCCCTCGATCCGAAGTTGAAGAATTAA
- a CDS encoding ABC transporter ATP-binding protein, producing the protein MKLLEVKDLKTYFYTDEGVVKSVDGVSFSVDKGETLGVVGESGCGKSITSMSIMQLIGKPGKIVNGEIDFKGENLLNKDKEEMRKIRGKEIAMIFQEPMTSLNPVYTVGQQIMEAVLIHEDMTKEQARERAIQMLDLVKIPDAEKRLNSYPHEFSGGMRQRVMIAMALSCNPEFLICDEPTTALDVTIQAQILNLINELKEKTGTAVMMITHDLGVISEVADNVMVMYAGQVVEYTDVDTVFEKPLHPYTQGLINCIPKLGGQEEKLSTIKGMVPSFNDMPEGCLFCPRCEYAKDICRKERPEIVDLDGHQVRCFKYTDRWEEEN; encoded by the coding sequence ATGAAATTATTAGAAGTAAAAGACCTTAAAACCTATTTCTACACCGATGAAGGTGTCGTTAAATCTGTTGATGGTGTTAGTTTTTCTGTAGATAAAGGCGAAACACTTGGGGTTGTAGGTGAGTCTGGCTGTGGTAAAAGTATCACATCGATGTCGATTATGCAGCTGATTGGAAAGCCGGGGAAGATTGTCAACGGCGAAATTGATTTTAAAGGTGAAAACCTGCTGAATAAAGATAAGGAAGAGATGCGGAAAATCCGTGGCAAGGAAATTGCCATGATCTTCCAGGAACCCATGACCTCCCTGAACCCGGTTTATACCGTTGGACAGCAGATTATGGAAGCGGTCCTGATTCATGAGGATATGACCAAGGAACAGGCCCGGGAACGTGCGATTCAGATGCTGGATCTCGTCAAGATCCCAGATGCCGAAAAGCGTCTTAATTCCTATCCCCATGAGTTTTCAGGCGGGATGCGCCAGCGTGTTATGATCGCCATGGCCCTCTCCTGTAATCCTGAGTTTTTGATCTGTGACGAACCGACAACAGCACTGGACGTAACCATCCAGGCCCAGATTCTTAACCTGATCAATGAACTCAAGGAAAAAACCGGTACTGCGGTCATGATGATTACCCATGACCTTGGGGTTATCTCTGAGGTTGCCGATAACGTTATGGTTATGTACGCAGGCCAGGTCGTTGAATATACTGATGTGGACACCGTGTTTGAAAAACCACTGCATCCCTATACCCAGGGCCTGATTAATTGTATTCCAAAGCTTGGCGGTCAGGAAGAAAAGCTTTCGACCATCAAGGGAATGGTTCCAAGCTTTAACGATATGCCGGAAGGCTGCCTGTTCTGCCCGCGCTGCGAATACGCAAAGGATATTTGCCGCAAGGAACGGCCAGAGATTGTTGACCTTGACGGCCATCAGGTACGCTGCTTTAAATATACCGATCGATGGGAGGAAGAAAACTAA
- a CDS encoding ABC transporter ATP-binding protein, with amino-acid sequence MAEEKNNVLLEVKDLKKWFPIKGSGFGKEKAFVKAVDGVSFTLNRSETLGIVGESGCGKSTMGRSVLRLIEPTEGQIIYEGEDIMTLDRKALRAKRKEFQMMFQDPYASLNPRMTVGEIIGEPLEIQTDMNSKEREAKVLEIMDLVGLNTQYIRRYPHEFSGGQRQRIGIARAIILQPKLLVCDEPVSALDVSIQAQIINLMEDLQHHMGIAFMFISHDLSVVRHISDKVAVMYLGHVVEYAEKDELYNNPSHPYTIALLSVIPTVEKTKREKIILQGDLPSPANPPSGCCFHTRCYKAQQICKECTPELKDLGNGHMCACHFPGK; translated from the coding sequence ATGGCAGAAGAAAAAAACAATGTGTTGCTGGAAGTTAAAGACCTGAAAAAATGGTTTCCCATCAAAGGCAGCGGATTTGGCAAGGAAAAAGCATTTGTCAAAGCGGTAGATGGCGTCAGCTTTACCCTTAACCGCAGTGAAACCCTCGGTATCGTAGGGGAGTCCGGCTGTGGTAAATCTACCATGGGACGCTCAGTTCTCCGTCTCATCGAGCCGACTGAGGGCCAGATCATCTACGAGGGTGAAGATATTATGACCCTGGACCGCAAGGCTCTGCGCGCAAAACGTAAGGAATTCCAGATGATGTTCCAGGACCCTTATGCTTCACTGAACCCGAGAATGACGGTCGGTGAAATTATTGGCGAGCCTTTGGAAATCCAGACCGATATGAACAGCAAGGAGCGTGAAGCAAAGGTTCTTGAGATCATGGACCTTGTTGGGCTCAATACTCAGTATATCCGCCGCTATCCTCACGAGTTTTCAGGTGGACAGCGCCAGAGAATCGGTATTGCCCGGGCAATTATTTTACAGCCAAAGCTTTTGGTGTGTGATGAGCCTGTATCAGCCCTTGACGTTTCCATCCAGGCACAGATCATTAACCTCATGGAGGACTTACAGCACCATATGGGAATTGCCTTTATGTTTATTTCCCATGACCTGAGTGTTGTACGCCATATTTCCGACAAGGTTGCGGTTATGTATCTTGGCCATGTTGTCGAATACGCAGAAAAGGATGAGCTTTACAATAATCCGTCCCATCCTTATACCATTGCATTGCTGTCTGTTATCCCGACGGTTGAAAAAACCAAGAGAGAAAAAATTATTCTTCAGGGTGACCTGCCAAGCCCGGCCAATCCGCCGAGCGGCTGTTGTTTCCATACCCGCTGCTACAAAGCGCAGCAGATCTGTAAGGAATGCACCCCTGAGCTCAAGGATTTAGGCAATGGCCATATGTGCGCCTGCCACTTTCCTGGAAAATAG
- a CDS encoding mandelate racemase/muconate lactonizing enzyme family protein, whose translation MKITKINTKRVKIPLVEPFHISLGVITHAEQILVEIETDEGLVGIGEGSAAVLISGETLESIEAGIRIMEKEIIGCDPMDIEKIYWIMDRAIAHCPSAKTAIDIACYDLIGKITNMPLYKVLGGNSNTFETDMTVGINDPAYMAEKARTHVAEGFDTIKTKVGTTVEADVARVKAIRDAVGPDVKIRLDANQGWTPKEAIAVINKLADYDIELIEQPVPYHDFDGLAFVTAHSPIPIMSDESVFNSKDAMRAIKMRAVDLINIKLMKCGGIREALKINAIAEAAGVECMLGCMAEESNIGVTAAASLGAAMKNITRADLDAHLTLTDVAVKGGVIMENGKTMILPEKPGLGLER comes from the coding sequence ATGAAAATTACGAAAATCAATACTAAACGTGTCAAGATTCCTTTGGTTGAACCATTTCACATTTCTCTGGGCGTTATCACCCACGCAGAACAGATTCTGGTTGAAATTGAAACCGATGAAGGCCTTGTGGGGATCGGGGAAGGCTCAGCCGCTGTCTTGATCAGTGGTGAAACCCTGGAAAGCATTGAAGCTGGCATCCGCATCATGGAAAAGGAAATTATCGGATGCGACCCAATGGATATTGAAAAAATCTACTGGATCATGGACCGTGCCATTGCACACTGTCCTTCGGCTAAAACAGCCATTGACATCGCCTGCTATGATTTGATCGGTAAAATCACAAACATGCCTTTATACAAGGTTTTAGGCGGAAATTCCAATACCTTTGAAACCGATATGACCGTTGGTATCAACGACCCGGCTTATATGGCTGAAAAAGCAAGAACCCATGTGGCCGAAGGCTTCGACACCATCAAAACAAAGGTCGGCACCACTGTGGAAGCAGACGTAGCCCGCGTTAAAGCTATCCGTGACGCAGTAGGCCCGGATGTTAAAATCCGTCTGGACGCAAACCAGGGCTGGACGCCAAAGGAAGCCATCGCTGTTATCAACAAGCTGGCAGACTATGACATCGAGCTGATCGAACAGCCTGTGCCTTACCATGATTTTGACGGTCTGGCATTCGTTACCGCTCACTCTCCAATTCCGATTATGAGTGACGAAAGCGTCTTTAACTCAAAGGATGCCATGAGAGCCATCAAAATGCGTGCGGTTGACCTGATCAACATCAAGCTCATGAAATGCGGCGGTATCCGTGAAGCGCTGAAGATCAACGCTATCGCTGAAGCGGCTGGCGTTGAATGTATGCTGGGCTGCATGGCTGAAGAAAGCAACATCGGTGTCACCGCTGCTGCCAGCCTGGGCGCTGCCATGAAAAATATCACGAGAGCAGACCTTGACGCTCATCTGACCCTGACCGACGTAGCTGTAAAAGGCGGCGTTATCATGGAAAATGGCAAGACCATGATCCTGCCTGAAAAACCAGGTCTGGGACTGGAACGGTAA
- a CDS encoding ABC transporter permease has translation MKSYLDLVSQYARVHRRKNRITVLCITIAVCLVTAIFGMADMAIRAEVDRAIREDGNFHIAIKNLDEAAGQMIGLRPDVAVSGWLTAASSAALGGRELMLQGSSEALSSEMGLTVSEGRFPQTADEALVDRQLLDALGLSIGDTVTTEAVGGPPVTFTICGTFNDFSALKSRDRHAAFFNESGIKQCLENRDSRTVYYLQFKNALDIRPGIEDIQTTYGLSPGQIQENQRLLGLYGVSGDPYAYALYGIALVLFLLVLIAGTIMISSSFNISILERIQFFGLLRCLGASKKQVRRYVRRESLGFSLRGIPMGLLAGTVIIWISCAVVGHFNPTFYGNLPLFQLSPIGLAAGVIVGFLTVFLAAMSPCKKASKVSPLNAVTGNMESNLPKVHRAAKTSRLPVDIAMGTSHAFGNRKNMALMAASFAISIILFLSFTVFIDFMSHAMRPLKPSTPDITVALEEDGLYLPDDLAAKLNEVPGIERAFGRKYAPLPEKNGLAISLISYEDQQFDWSEAVLVDGSIDSVRENPDTVLVSYDNRQNWKTGDTITLPAAGGDKTVTVGGVLSSLPFNAEENGEILISSEDTFDRITGGQGYTVIDLQVNEAASDDTLGTVNALVAAAESAHSGTPGYDITVADSRQGNQEARSAFYTMSTFVYGFLFIIALITIFNIINSMNISVSSRINQYGVMRAVGMSGRQLVRMVASESAAYALVGCAAGAVLGLPLHAFLYDQMITTRWGDAWSLPWLPLVIIIGLSLATTFLSIIGPTKKIRRMDIVDVVNAE, from the coding sequence ATGAAAAGCTACCTCGACCTTGTTTCACAGTACGCAAGGGTGCACCGCAGGAAAAACCGGATCACCGTGCTCTGTATCACCATTGCGGTCTGCCTGGTCACCGCGATCTTCGGCATGGCCGATATGGCTATCCGGGCAGAAGTCGACCGGGCCATCCGGGAGGATGGCAATTTTCACATCGCCATCAAGAACCTGGACGAGGCTGCCGGCCAGATGATCGGCCTTCGGCCCGACGTGGCTGTCTCCGGCTGGCTTACTGCTGCTTCAAGCGCAGCGCTGGGCGGCAGGGAACTCATGCTCCAGGGAAGCAGTGAGGCCCTGTCATCTGAGATGGGGCTTACGGTAAGTGAGGGGCGCTTTCCTCAGACAGCGGATGAAGCCCTTGTGGACCGGCAGCTTCTTGATGCGCTTGGCCTGAGCATCGGCGACACCGTCACTACCGAGGCGGTGGGCGGCCCGCCGGTCACCTTTACCATCTGCGGTACCTTCAATGATTTTTCCGCCCTTAAGTCAAGAGACCGGCACGCTGCTTTTTTCAATGAATCGGGTATAAAACAGTGTCTGGAAAACCGGGATTCCCGGACCGTCTATTACCTTCAGTTTAAAAACGCGCTTGACATCCGCCCGGGTATCGAGGATATCCAGACTACCTATGGCCTGTCCCCTGGCCAGATTCAGGAAAACCAGCGGCTTCTTGGGCTCTACGGCGTCAGCGGCGACCCTTACGCCTATGCCCTTTACGGCATTGCGCTGGTGCTGTTTCTGCTGGTACTGATCGCAGGCACCATCATGATTTCCAGCAGCTTTAACATCAGTATTCTGGAGCGGATCCAGTTTTTTGGTCTGCTGCGCTGTCTGGGCGCCTCCAAAAAACAGGTCCGCCGATACGTGCGGCGCGAGAGCCTTGGCTTCAGTCTGCGGGGCATCCCAATGGGACTGCTTGCAGGCACGGTCATCATCTGGATTTCCTGCGCCGTGGTGGGGCATTTCAACCCAACCTTTTACGGCAACCTGCCCCTGTTTCAGCTCAGCCCCATCGGCCTGGCCGCTGGTGTCATCGTCGGTTTTCTGACCGTATTTCTGGCGGCCATGTCCCCCTGCAAAAAAGCCTCAAAGGTATCCCCGTTAAACGCAGTTACCGGCAATATGGAAAGCAATCTGCCCAAGGTGCACCGGGCGGCAAAAACCAGCCGCCTGCCTGTGGACATCGCCATGGGGACCAGCCACGCCTTTGGGAACCGGAAGAATATGGCTCTGATGGCCGCCTCCTTTGCCATCAGCATTATTCTCTTTTTATCTTTTACGGTGTTCATTGATTTTATGTCCCATGCCATGCGTCCGCTGAAACCCAGCACACCGGACATTACAGTCGCCCTGGAGGAGGACGGCCTTTATCTGCCCGATGACCTGGCCGCAAAGCTTAATGAGGTTCCGGGAATCGAGCGGGCTTTTGGCAGAAAATACGCCCCGCTGCCCGAAAAAAACGGACTCGCCATCAGCCTTATCTCCTACGAAGATCAGCAGTTCGACTGGTCCGAAGCGGTGCTGGTGGACGGCAGCATTGACAGTGTCCGGGAAAATCCTGATACGGTGCTGGTCAGCTATGACAACCGTCAGAACTGGAAGACCGGCGACACCATTACCCTGCCAGCCGCAGGCGGTGACAAAACCGTTACCGTGGGTGGTGTGCTTTCCTCCCTGCCCTTTAACGCAGAGGAAAACGGCGAGATCCTCATCAGCTCAGAAGATACCTTTGACCGCATTACAGGCGGCCAGGGCTACACGGTCATCGACCTGCAGGTAAATGAAGCCGCCAGCGATGACACCCTGGGCACGGTCAACGCCCTTGTCGCAGCAGCGGAGAGCGCGCACAGCGGCACCCCAGGCTATGACATTACTGTAGCGGATTCCAGACAGGGCAATCAGGAGGCCCGCTCAGCCTTTTACACCATGTCTACCTTTGTGTACGGCTTCCTGTTCATCATTGCGCTGATCACCATTTTCAATATCATCAACAGCATGAACATCAGCGTCTCCAGCCGCATTAACCAGTACGGCGTCATGCGCGCTGTGGGGATGTCCGGCAGGCAGCTGGTGCGGATGGTGGCCTCAGAGTCGGCCGCCTATGCCCTTGTGGGCTGTGCAGCCGGCGCGGTTCTGGGGCTTCCCCTTCACGCTTTCCTGTATGACCAGATGATCACCACCCGCTGGGGCGACGCCTGGAGCCTGCCCTGGCTGCCCCTGGTCATCATCATCGGTTTGTCTCTGGCTACCACCTTCTTATCCATCATCGGTCCAACAAAAAAAATCCGCCGTATGGACATTGTGGATGTCGTCAACGCGGAATAG
- a CDS encoding ABC transporter ATP-binding protein, producing the protein MNLLTVKKLTKIYGDGDARVEALKNVSFNITKGEFVAVVGESGSGKTTLFNTLGALDTPTKGQVFIDGKDIFSMKEEQLTIFRRRSVGFIFQSYNLIPELNVEQNIIFPLLLDYQKPDQAYVEELLEVLGLRERRSHLPRQLSGGQQQRVAIGRALVTRPMLILADEPTGNLDSKNSREVISLLKSTSRHYRQTILMITHNPAIAQQADRVLQVSDGFLTDLGGALQ; encoded by the coding sequence ATGAATTTACTCACAGTAAAAAAACTGACAAAAATTTACGGGGACGGCGACGCCCGTGTAGAAGCCCTGAAAAACGTTTCCTTTAATATCACAAAGGGCGAATTCGTGGCGGTTGTGGGCGAATCCGGCTCTGGCAAAACCACATTGTTCAATACCCTTGGCGCTTTGGATACCCCAACGAAGGGGCAGGTTTTTATCGACGGCAAGGATATCTTCTCCATGAAGGAGGAGCAGCTCACCATCTTCCGGAGACGCAGCGTTGGTTTTATCTTCCAGTCCTACAACCTGATTCCCGAGCTAAACGTGGAGCAGAACATCATCTTCCCCCTCCTGCTCGATTATCAAAAGCCTGATCAGGCCTATGTGGAGGAGCTTCTGGAGGTTCTCGGGCTAAGGGAGCGCAGAAGCCACCTGCCGCGGCAGCTCTCCGGCGGGCAGCAGCAGCGTGTGGCCATCGGCAGGGCCTTAGTCACCCGGCCCATGCTCATTCTGGCCGACGAGCCCACTGGCAACCTGGACAGCAAAAACAGCCGTGAGGTTATCTCTCTGCTCAAATCCACCTCCAGGCACTACCGTCAGACCATTCTCATGATCACCCACAACCCTGCCATCGCGCAGCAGGCCGACCGGGTGCTTCAGGTTTCTGACGGTTTCCTCACCGATCTGGGAGGTGCCCTGCAATGA
- a CDS encoding sensor histidine kinase: MSTIFNNRDIRRLFTALGIATIFLLLAGQLIAFSLSSSARSVLYTRDTELAGALLDKGLPAEEVADVFTRDLTAREGEAGSALLTRAGYTPDTPAAYLSFLSAFRYSSMLSLFSYGLLFTLCVTVLCVLYFRAQQRTITRAETQLKRFMGGNTSARLESDADGSLYKLFADINSLATSLTAHLDTEKRAKAFLKDTLSDISHQLKTPLAALKMYNEILQEDGADPEVLARFTDKVNDSLNRMETLIQNLLKITRLDAGAITLRPVLMPVQAMMEDLSHSFETRARREQKALRFSGSPAARLLYDPDWLTEAVSNLIKNALDHTSTGGWIAVGWDESAAVTRITVQDNGSGIHPEDIHHIFKRFYRSRFSQDTQGAGLGLPLALAITEAHKGTLSVESSPGQGALFTMTFLKMTKL, encoded by the coding sequence ATGAGCACAATTTTTAACAACCGGGATATCCGGCGCTTGTTTACAGCTTTAGGCATAGCGACGATTTTTCTGCTGCTCGCCGGACAGCTCATCGCCTTTTCTCTCTCCTCCAGCGCCCGAAGTGTTCTTTACACCAGAGACACTGAGCTGGCCGGCGCGCTGCTGGATAAGGGGCTTCCTGCCGAGGAAGTCGCTGATGTCTTTACCCGGGACCTCACCGCCCGTGAGGGCGAGGCCGGTTCGGCGCTGCTCACCCGGGCGGGTTACACGCCGGACACCCCTGCCGCCTACCTTTCCTTTCTGTCGGCCTTTCGGTACAGCAGCATGCTCTCGCTGTTTTCCTACGGGCTTCTCTTCACCCTCTGTGTCACAGTGCTCTGTGTGCTGTATTTCCGTGCGCAGCAGCGCACAATCACCCGGGCCGAAACTCAGCTCAAACGCTTCATGGGCGGCAACACCAGCGCCCGTCTGGAAAGCGACGCGGATGGCAGCCTGTATAAGCTCTTTGCGGACATCAACAGCCTGGCCACCTCCCTCACCGCCCATCTGGATACAGAAAAAAGGGCAAAGGCCTTCCTCAAGGATACCCTCTCCGATATTTCCCATCAGCTGAAAACACCGCTGGCTGCCCTGAAAATGTACAATGAAATTCTTCAGGAGGACGGCGCCGACCCCGAGGTGCTGGCCCGCTTCACAGATAAGGTAAACGACTCGCTGAACCGTATGGAAACCCTGATTCAAAACCTGCTTAAAATCACCCGTCTGGACGCAGGCGCCATCACCCTGAGGCCTGTCCTCATGCCTGTTCAGGCGATGATGGAGGATTTGTCACACAGCTTTGAGACAAGGGCCAGACGGGAACAGAAAGCCCTGCGCTTTTCCGGAAGCCCGGCTGCCCGGCTCCTCTATGATCCCGACTGGCTCACCGAGGCTGTCAGCAACCTGATAAAAAATGCCCTTGACCATACCAGCACCGGCGGCTGGATCGCAGTCGGATGGGATGAGAGCGCAGCAGTCACCCGCATCACGGTCCAGGACAACGGCAGCGGTATCCACCCGGAGGATATCCACCATATTTTCAAACGCTTTTACCGCAGCCGCTTCTCCCAGGATACCCAGGGCGCCGGGCTGGGACTCCCCCTTGCCCTGGCCATCACCGAAGCTCATAAGGGCACGCTCTCGGTGGAGAGCAGCCCGGGCCAGGGTGCCCTGTTTACCATGACCTTTTTGAAGATGACAAAATTGTAA